A window of the Mannheimia granulomatis genome harbors these coding sequences:
- the yihI gene encoding Der GTPase-activating protein YihI encodes MSRTKKTRRITDIMPARKSDKPTQPTPKLGGGKKRKLTRYELDAQAREEKRKRKHKGLPTGSRNADLAEKKKESVKEVKDPRIGSRKKVPLMVEFVNQPEKGRTIKPVLIEPQKPTLSPEQELEQLENNECLNQLLDDLEAGKTLSLEDQKFMNECLDRIDELMTELGIEFEDEDSDAGDALLRQFETMDINKFR; translated from the coding sequence ATGAGTCGTACTAAAAAAACACGTCGTATTACCGACATTATGCCGGCTAGAAAAAGTGATAAGCCAACACAGCCTACGCCAAAATTAGGTGGTGGTAAAAAGCGTAAACTTACTCGTTATGAGCTAGATGCTCAAGCCCGTGAGGAAAAGCGTAAACGTAAGCACAAGGGGTTACCGACGGGCTCTCGTAATGCAGACCTAGCGGAGAAGAAAAAAGAAAGCGTGAAAGAGGTAAAAGATCCACGTATCGGCAGTCGTAAAAAAGTGCCATTAATGGTAGAGTTTGTCAATCAGCCGGAAAAAGGGCGTACTATCAAGCCTGTGCTGATTGAGCCACAAAAACCAACACTTTCGCCAGAGCAAGAGCTAGAGCAGTTAGAAAATAATGAATGCTTAAATCAGCTGTTAGATGATTTAGAAGCCGGTAAAACGTTATCTCTTGAAGATCAGAAATTTATGAATGAGTGTTTAGATCGTATTGATGAGTTGATGACTGAATTGGGTATCGAATTTGAAGATGAAGACAGCGATGCAGGAGATGCCTTACTTCGTCAATTTGAAACAATGGATATTAATAAATTTCGCTAA
- a CDS encoding DUF2489 domain-containing protein has translation MLKIFLIVLAALILISLAGYAIHLMLKLRIQKRREKALLEEAKQAQKERYLRILESIDVIAKAMMSEQCDLSEGVLRLKPLLDVLGRKLSQYTAMWALYQVVENMPILDERKKLKRNERMKLDLEREAKEVELESDIKIECYQLLQDIEEMKKAI, from the coding sequence ATGCTAAAAATATTTCTTATTGTGTTGGCTGCTTTAATTCTAATTTCATTGGCAGGTTATGCCATACATTTAATGCTGAAATTGCGAATTCAAAAAAGACGGGAAAAAGCGCTGCTTGAAGAGGCAAAACAGGCACAAAAAGAACGTTATTTGCGTATATTAGAAAGTATTGATGTGATTGCCAAAGCAATGATGTCAGAACAATGTGATTTATCTGAAGGGGTTTTAAGGTTAAAACCGTTATTAGACGTTTTAGGTAGAAAATTAAGCCAATATACAGCGATGTGGGCGTTGTACCAAGTGGTGGAAAATATGCCGATTTTAGACGAGCGAAAAAAACTAAAACGTAATGAACGGATGAAGCTGGATTTGGAACGTGAAGCCAAAGAAGTTGAACTTGAATCAGATATCAAAATTGAGTGTTACCAACTATTACAAGATATTGAAGAAATGAAAAAGGCAATCTAA
- the hemN gene encoding oxygen-independent coproporphyrinogen III oxidase, whose translation MSEIIWDLALIQKYNQSGPRYTSYPTALEFNENYTNDDFKAAAARYPERPLSLYVHIPFCHKLCYFCGCNKVITRHRHKVEIYLDYLEREIKTRAPLFKNRLVTQIHWGGGTPTYLDEDQSARLMAMLRSNFEVSDEAEISIEMDPREIELNMLDHLKAIGFNRISMGIQDFDKEVQQLVNREQDEEFIFDLMKRAKELGFVSTNVDLIYGLPKQNVEGFMYTLKRVVELNPDRMSVFNYAHLPSRFAAQIKIKENMLPGPETKLTILQKSIEFLGENGYKFIGMDHFAKPDDELAIAQEKGILHRNFQGYTTQEECDLLGMGVSAISLLGDTYAQNQKELQQYYADVEATGIALHKGIALSQDDCIRRDVIKALICNFKLDFTTIENAYGIEFNSYFAEDLDLLKPLAADGLLTLSDNEIVVSPQGRLLIRNICLCFDVYSRQLARRQQFSRII comes from the coding sequence ATGTCAGAAATTATTTGGGATTTAGCCCTTATTCAAAAATATAATCAATCGGGACCTCGTTATACTTCATATCCGACAGCATTGGAGTTTAATGAGAATTATACTAACGATGATTTTAAAGCGGCAGCGGCTCGTTATCCGGAGAGACCGCTTTCCCTTTATGTACATATTCCGTTTTGTCATAAGCTTTGTTATTTCTGTGGCTGTAATAAAGTCATTACACGCCATCGTCACAAAGTTGAAATTTATCTAGATTATCTTGAACGGGAAATCAAAACACGTGCACCGTTATTTAAAAATCGACTGGTTACTCAAATTCACTGGGGTGGTGGTACACCAACCTACTTAGATGAAGATCAGTCTGCCCGTTTAATGGCAATGCTTCGTTCCAATTTTGAAGTTAGTGATGAAGCCGAGATCAGCATTGAGATGGATCCTCGTGAAATTGAATTAAATATGCTTGATCATCTAAAAGCGATTGGCTTTAACCGTATCAGTATGGGGATTCAGGACTTTGATAAAGAAGTCCAACAATTGGTAAATCGTGAGCAAGATGAGGAATTTATCTTTGATTTGATGAAACGAGCTAAAGAGCTAGGTTTTGTTTCTACGAATGTGGATTTGATTTACGGTTTGCCAAAGCAAAACGTAGAGGGCTTTATGTATACCTTAAAGCGGGTAGTTGAGCTGAATCCGGATCGTATGAGTGTCTTTAATTATGCACACTTGCCAAGTCGTTTTGCGGCACAAATTAAAATCAAAGAAAATATGTTACCCGGACCTGAAACTAAATTAACGATTTTGCAAAAGTCGATCGAATTTTTAGGGGAAAACGGTTATAAATTTATTGGCATGGATCACTTTGCTAAGCCGGACGACGAGTTGGCGATTGCACAAGAAAAAGGCATTTTACACCGTAATTTCCAAGGTTATACGACTCAAGAAGAGTGTGATTTATTAGGTATGGGAGTATCTGCGATAAGCTTATTAGGCGATACTTATGCCCAAAACCAAAAAGAGTTACAGCAATATTATGCAGATGTTGAAGCAACAGGCATTGCCTTGCATAAAGGGATTGCACTCAGTCAAGATGACTGTATTCGCCGTGATGTGATTAAAGCATTGATCTGTAATTTTAAATTGGATTTCACTACTATTGAAAACGCATACGGTATTGAGTTCAACTCCTATTTTGCTGAAGATTTAGACTTACTCAAACCATTGGCAGCAGATGGTTTATTAACACTGAGTGATAATGAAATTGTGGTTTCTCCTCAAGGACGTTTACTCATTCGCAATATTTGCTTATGTTTTGATGTGTATTCAAGGCAATTAGCGAGAAGACAGCAATTTTCTCGTATTATTTAA
- the lptD gene encoding LPS assembly protein LptD, giving the protein MKQRYSLLSLAVMAACYSNYTVADLRQQCLLGVPQFQGELVEGDQLSMPVTIESDSAVINQPRDATYSGDVSIKQGNRSIVADQVRVEQDGENARMAYLQGNFNYQDDLIQATGADATINLLSKEANLANANYQLVGRQGRGTAELGEFGNEKRTLKNASFTSCLLDDNSWSIEANEMIQHVKDEYAEMWHARFKVLGVPVFYSPYLQFPIGDRRRSGLLIPSFERSSRNGWTYSQPFYWNIAPNMDATITPTYYSRRGWQISPEFRYLTKIGQGLVASEYMARDRLTEYQPEDKDRKRYLLHWRHSMSFLTDWRFSVDYTNVSDRRYFSDFDSAYGNRTDGYATQNFKLGYYQPNYNLSISGKKFQTFDNLNIGPYRVLPQIDFNYYKNDLIQGGDFKFFAQAARFENDSRLMPKAWRFHAEPTLNFPLANRYGSLNVETKLYATHYMQNKGSESTEEIKKSVSRVIPQFKLDFQTVLESDKQLFSGFNQTLEPRVQYIYRPYKNQSDIGSKRHQSVSLGYDSALLQNDYFSLFNDRRYSGLDRISSANLVTAGGTTRFFNDKSGEEVFNFSLGQTYYLGPSKIDDSVENSINKRTASWSAESNWKFHKNWNWHGSYQYDTRLKQTSLANMSLQYKPQSDKLIQLNYRYASKDYINQNLNTNKYGQSIKQVGAVFAWELTDKISMMTSYYQDIALNKPVEGQLSLNYNTCCWAANVYVARRLVSTPVGSPDTINDLYYDNKFGINFELRFGTSYSNGVSRMLKRGIIPYTEPYGIN; this is encoded by the coding sequence ATGAAACAGCGTTATAGCTTACTTTCTCTTGCTGTGATGGCAGCTTGTTATAGCAACTATACAGTCGCTGATTTAAGGCAACAATGTTTACTTGGCGTGCCTCAATTTCAAGGTGAATTGGTAGAAGGCGATCAACTTAGCATGCCTGTAACCATCGAGTCAGATAGTGCTGTGATTAATCAGCCACGAGATGCGACTTACAGCGGTGATGTAAGTATCAAGCAGGGGAATCGTTCTATTGTTGCAGATCAAGTTCGTGTGGAACAAGATGGCGAAAATGCCCGTATGGCATATTTACAAGGTAATTTTAATTATCAAGATGATCTGATTCAAGCAACGGGCGCTGATGCAACAATTAATCTACTTTCCAAAGAGGCTAATCTTGCTAATGCTAACTATCAATTAGTTGGCAGACAAGGCCGTGGTACGGCAGAGTTGGGCGAGTTTGGTAATGAGAAGCGAACGTTAAAAAATGCAAGTTTCACGTCTTGCTTGCTGGATGATAACTCGTGGTCGATTGAAGCCAATGAGATGATCCAGCATGTCAAAGATGAATATGCCGAAATGTGGCATGCTCGCTTTAAAGTATTAGGTGTGCCGGTGTTTTATTCTCCGTATTTACAATTCCCAATTGGTGATCGTCGCCGCAGTGGTTTATTAATTCCAAGTTTTGAGCGTTCAAGTAGAAACGGTTGGACTTACTCTCAACCATTTTATTGGAATATTGCACCTAATATGGATGCAACCATTACTCCAACTTATTACTCACGTCGTGGTTGGCAAATCAGTCCGGAGTTTAGATATTTAACGAAAATCGGTCAAGGTTTGGTAGCCAGTGAATATATGGCAAGAGATCGTTTAACTGAATATCAGCCGGAAGATAAAGATCGTAAACGTTATTTGTTACATTGGCGTCATAGCATGAGCTTTTTAACCGATTGGCGTTTTTCGGTTGATTACACCAACGTAAGTGATAGACGTTATTTCTCGGATTTTGATTCGGCTTATGGTAACCGCACAGATGGCTATGCGACTCAGAACTTTAAGTTAGGCTACTATCAACCAAACTATAATTTGTCGATTTCAGGTAAAAAATTCCAAACATTCGATAATTTGAATATCGGACCTTACCGAGTATTACCGCAAATTGATTTTAATTACTACAAAAATGATTTAATTCAAGGTGGTGATTTTAAATTTTTTGCTCAAGCTGCACGTTTTGAAAATGATAGCAGGTTGATGCCGAAAGCATGGCGTTTTCATGCAGAACCAACACTTAATTTTCCTCTTGCAAACCGCTATGGTAGTTTGAATGTAGAAACAAAATTATATGCAACTCACTATATGCAAAATAAAGGAAGTGAGAGTACAGAGGAAATAAAGAAAAGTGTAAGTCGTGTAATCCCTCAGTTTAAATTAGATTTCCAAACGGTTTTAGAGTCGGATAAACAGTTATTTTCAGGTTTTAACCAAACACTTGAACCTCGAGTGCAATATATTTACCGCCCATATAAAAACCAAAGCGATATTGGTTCAAAGAGACACCAAAGTGTAAGCTTAGGCTATGATTCCGCGCTGTTACAAAATGATTATTTCTCACTGTTTAATGATCGCCGTTATAGTGGTTTAGACCGTATTTCGTCTGCCAATTTAGTTACAGCTGGTGGAACAACCCGCTTCTTTAATGATAAAAGCGGAGAAGAGGTTTTTAACTTCAGTTTAGGGCAGACTTATTATCTGGGTCCATCAAAAATTGATGATAGTGTAGAGAATAGTATCAATAAACGTACTGCCTCGTGGTCAGCAGAGTCTAACTGGAAATTTCATAAAAATTGGAATTGGCATGGTAGCTATCAATATGATACTCGTCTGAAGCAGACCTCTTTGGCAAATATGTCTTTACAATATAAGCCTCAGTCGGATAAGTTGATTCAATTAAATTATCGTTATGCAAGTAAGGATTATATTAATCAGAACTTAAATACGAATAAGTATGGTCAATCTATTAAACAGGTAGGTGCAGTTTTTGCTTGGGAATTAACGGATAAGATCTCAATGATGACAAGTTACTACCAAGATATTGCATTGAATAAGCCGGTTGAAGGGCAGCTTTCGTTAAATTATAACACTTGCTGTTGGGCTGCGAATGTTTATGTTGCTCGCAGATTGGTTTCTACTCCGGTAGGTTCGCCAGATACTATCAACGATTTGTACTATGATAACAAATTCGGTATTAACTTTGAGTTACGCTTCGGGACGAGTTATAGTAATGGCGTATCAAGAATGTTAAAACGAGGCATTATTCCTTATACAGAGCCTTACGGTATTAACTAA
- the ppc gene encoding phosphoenolpyruvate carboxylase, giving the protein MSHPYSTIQHNIHMLGEFLGETIRDAQGDYILELIESIRVLSKKSRAGDEAAREQLLDKLANISNEDVLPVARAFSHFLNLTNIAEQYQTISRHHIDESLGSRSLDSLFLRLKAQNIPVEKVIKTVEGLMIDLVLTAHPTEVTRRSLGHKHVEINKCLNLLEHDDLTEAESYKIKRRLMQLIALAWHTNEIRTQRPTPVDEAKSGMAVIENSLWKAVPEFCRQLNFYLEKHFGVQYPVSLAPVRFSSWMGGDRDGNPFVTAETTRRVLRMNRWKAAELFLQDIKALAEELSITQCTPAFRAKYGEHLEPYRVLLKQLRQKLINTGIYYAELLEDKISTVDEDDILTSDEQLWEPLFDCYQSLQACGMRIIANGALLDCLRRVGCFGLGLSRLDIRQESGRHEAAIAEITRYIGLGDYSHWTEDDKQAFLVRELSSRRPLIPTNWTPSPETKEVLDTCKVVAEQPEGVISAYVISMAREASDVLAVHLLLKEAGCKFTIPVAPLFETLGDLDHSEKVMTDLFNIGWYRGVINNYQMVMIGYSDSAKDAGMLAASWAQYRAQESLVNLCEKYNIELTLFHGRGGTIGRGGAPAHAALLSQPPRSLKNGLRVTEQGEMIRFKLGLPAVAVESLELYASAILEANIFPPPEPKQEWRDVLAKGSDISCQIYRNMVRGEPDFVPYFRSATPELELSRLPLGSRPAKRNPNGGVESLRAIPWIFAWMQNRLMLPAWLGAGQALQQLINDGNENLLKEMCNEWPFFSTRIGMLEMVFSKADEWLAEYYDQRLVEPNLHRLGKALRSQLQSDIKTVLALAHDGQLMADLPWIAESIALRNVYTDPLNLLQVELLHRIRSQGENADPELEQALMITITGIAAGMRNTG; this is encoded by the coding sequence ATGAGTCATCCATATTCAACTATTCAGCATAATATTCATATGCTAGGCGAGTTTTTAGGGGAAACTATTCGCGATGCACAAGGTGATTATATTCTTGAGCTGATTGAAAGCATTCGCGTGCTTTCCAAAAAATCCCGTGCCGGTGATGAAGCAGCTCGTGAGCAACTATTAGATAAATTAGCCAACATTTCTAATGAGGACGTATTGCCGGTTGCCCGTGCCTTCAGCCACTTTCTGAATTTAACGAATATTGCTGAGCAGTACCAAACTATTTCCCGCCATCATATTGATGAATCGCTAGGTAGCCGTTCATTAGATTCACTTTTCCTACGTTTAAAAGCACAAAATATTCCTGTTGAAAAAGTAATTAAAACCGTTGAAGGATTAATGATTGACTTGGTATTAACCGCTCATCCAACGGAAGTCACACGTCGCTCTCTGGGGCATAAACACGTTGAAATCAATAAATGTTTAAATCTACTGGAACATGACGATTTAACTGAGGCAGAATCTTATAAAATCAAACGCCGCTTAATGCAGCTTATTGCACTAGCTTGGCATACCAATGAAATCAGAACACAGCGTCCTACCCCTGTTGATGAAGCGAAAAGTGGTATGGCTGTCATTGAAAATAGCTTATGGAAAGCCGTACCTGAATTTTGCCGCCAGCTTAATTTTTATCTGGAAAAACACTTTGGCGTACAATATCCTGTCAGTTTAGCACCTGTTCGCTTCTCTTCTTGGATGGGAGGAGACCGTGACGGTAATCCGTTTGTGACTGCCGAAACTACTCGCCGAGTATTAAGAATGAACCGTTGGAAAGCGGCTGAATTATTTTTACAAGATATTAAAGCTTTGGCAGAAGAGCTTTCAATTACACAATGTACTCCGGCATTTCGTGCAAAATATGGGGAGCATTTAGAGCCGTATCGTGTCTTACTCAAACAACTTCGCCAAAAATTGATCAATACCGGTATCTATTATGCCGAATTATTGGAAGATAAAATCTCAACCGTTGATGAAGATGATATTCTCACGTCTGATGAACAACTATGGGAACCGCTATTTGATTGCTATCAATCACTACAAGCCTGTGGAATGCGAATTATCGCCAATGGCGCATTATTGGATTGCTTGCGCCGAGTTGGCTGCTTTGGTTTAGGTTTATCTCGTTTAGATATTCGCCAAGAAAGTGGTCGTCATGAAGCAGCAATTGCAGAAATTACCCGCTATATTGGCTTAGGCGATTATTCTCACTGGACCGAAGATGATAAACAAGCTTTCTTAGTGCGTGAATTAAGCTCTCGCCGTCCACTCATTCCTACAAACTGGACGCCGAGCCCGGAAACTAAAGAAGTACTAGATACCTGTAAAGTAGTTGCAGAGCAACCTGAAGGTGTCATTTCTGCTTATGTGATCTCTATGGCTCGTGAAGCTTCCGATGTACTAGCCGTGCACCTTTTATTAAAAGAAGCCGGCTGCAAATTTACTATTCCGGTGGCACCTCTGTTTGAAACCTTAGGGGATTTAGATCACAGTGAAAAAGTGATGACCGATCTCTTTAATATTGGCTGGTATCGTGGTGTGATAAATAACTACCAAATGGTCATGATCGGCTATTCCGACTCCGCTAAAGATGCAGGAATGCTTGCTGCAAGTTGGGCTCAGTATCGTGCACAAGAATCTTTAGTGAATCTTTGTGAAAAATATAATATCGAGCTAACCTTATTCCACGGTCGTGGCGGTACAATCGGTCGAGGCGGTGCTCCAGCTCACGCAGCACTACTTTCTCAGCCCCCTCGTTCATTGAAAAATGGGTTACGTGTAACCGAACAAGGTGAAATGATCCGCTTTAAATTAGGCTTGCCTGCAGTTGCAGTCGAAAGCTTAGAATTGTATGCAAGTGCAATTCTTGAGGCGAATATTTTCCCACCACCGGAACCAAAACAAGAATGGCGAGATGTACTGGCAAAAGGTTCGGATATTTCCTGCCAGATCTATCGTAATATGGTGCGTGGCGAGCCGGATTTCGTACCATATTTCCGCTCGGCAACGCCGGAATTAGAGCTTTCTCGCTTACCTCTAGGCTCACGCCCGGCAAAACGTAATCCAAATGGTGGGGTGGAAAGTTTACGTGCTATTCCTTGGATCTTTGCTTGGATGCAAAATCGATTAATGTTACCGGCATGGTTAGGCGCAGGGCAAGCATTACAGCAACTCATTAATGATGGTAATGAAAATTTACTTAAAGAGATGTGTAATGAGTGGCCATTCTTCTCTACCCGAATTGGGATGCTGGAAATGGTATTTAGTAAAGCGGATGAATGGTTGGCGGAATATTACGATCAACGTTTGGTCGAGCCAAATTTACACCGTTTAGGTAAAGCACTGCGTAGCCAGCTACAATCAGATATTAAAACGGTTTTAGCTCTTGCTCACGATGGTCAATTAATGGCAGATTTACCTTGGATTGCAGAATCTATTGCACTACGTAATGTATATACCGACCCGCTAAACTTACTGCAAGTTGAGCTTCTACACCGTATTCGTAGTCAAGGCGAAAATGCTGATCCGGAATTAGAACAAGCCTTGATGATTACCATCACAGGGATTGCAGCCGGTATGCGTAATACGGGTTAA
- a CDS encoding FKBP-type peptidyl-prolyl cis-trans isomerase encodes MKILDTLSMALLISTISLPTMALGDSIYHSTEQGLKYKVIKKSTGKRPALGDEVEVRFTSYNSQGELLEGTLNNVPVILPISEMFSGLQQSLLLMPAGSIYEFYIPAHLGYQEEGKKAKQAVKYHIELLRINP; translated from the coding sequence ATGAAAATACTTGATACATTAAGTATGGCATTATTGATAAGCACTATAAGCTTACCTACTATGGCATTGGGCGATTCAATTTATCACTCTACCGAGCAAGGTTTAAAATATAAAGTCATCAAAAAGAGCACTGGAAAAAGGCCGGCTTTAGGTGATGAAGTGGAGGTTCGCTTTACTTCTTACAATAGCCAAGGTGAATTGTTAGAAGGGACGCTGAATAATGTACCGGTGATTTTACCGATTAGTGAGATGTTCTCCGGCTTGCAACAAAGTTTATTGCTAATGCCTGCTGGCTCTATTTATGAATTTTATATTCCCGCTCATTTGGGGTATCAGGAAGAAGGAAAAAAAGCAAAGCAAGCTGTTAAGTACCATATTGAGTTATTAAGGATTAATCCTTAA
- a CDS encoding TPM domain-containing protein produces MIKSICKIRHFFDRLLFLCLALFSVNASAVTYPEAPNPFYYITDYTKNTLSPQEWRILEDALIANRAKTSSQIIVVIVPTTEGEAVSTYAHTLFNKWGIGRTKNNENNGILLLIAKNDRKLFIATGRGLEGVLPDAIASSIIRNDITPFFKQEQYAAGIARGLSAIMAAINGEYAPYASYGEESQEFEDIEGLLFFLFAAMVIFLIFRPRRNTTYISPGSMDQLGQILRENQRRNGGFNGGFGGGFGRNSGGFGGGFGGSRGSGDSFGGGSSGGGGAGGSW; encoded by the coding sequence ATGATAAAATCCATTTGCAAAATTCGTCACTTTTTTGACCGCTTGTTATTTCTCTGCTTAGCATTATTTAGTGTGAATGCTTCGGCAGTAACCTACCCTGAAGCGCCAAATCCGTTTTATTACATTACAGACTACACAAAAAACACCTTAAGTCCGCAAGAATGGCGGATATTGGAAGATGCGTTAATTGCTAATCGCGCCAAAACCAGCTCACAAATTATTGTAGTCATTGTGCCAACTACCGAGGGAGAAGCCGTTTCTACCTACGCTCATACCCTTTTTAATAAATGGGGAATTGGCCGAACTAAAAACAATGAGAACAATGGTATATTGCTATTAATTGCTAAAAATGACCGTAAACTCTTTATTGCAACCGGTCGTGGTTTAGAAGGTGTATTGCCGGATGCGATTGCCTCAAGCATTATTCGTAATGACATTACTCCATTCTTCAAACAAGAACAGTATGCAGCCGGTATAGCACGTGGTTTATCAGCAATTATGGCAGCCATTAATGGTGAATATGCCCCTTATGCCAGCTATGGTGAAGAATCCCAAGAATTTGAAGATATTGAAGGACTACTATTCTTCCTATTTGCTGCTATGGTGATTTTTCTTATTTTCCGTCCTCGTAGAAACACAACTTACATCAGCCCCGGCTCAATGGATCAATTAGGGCAAATATTACGAGAAAACCAACGTAGAAACGGGGGATTTAATGGCGGCTTTGGAGGTGGATTCGGTCGAAATTCAGGTGGATTTGGCGGAGGTTTCGGTGGAAGCCGAGGCAGCGGTGACAGCTTCGGTGGAGGTTCCTCCGGCGGTGGCGGTGCAGGAGGAAGTTGGTAA
- a CDS encoding TPM domain-containing protein has translation MGLFSFLSNKLPIDTAIIEQAIVHLERQTSAELRVVVERKANIDKVENAAVLRANQLFDELNMQETAERNGVLLYLSFKPHYVAVVGDEGIHQKVGETFWQDVYKAMCIDCQQGDYTQAICHAIQTLEGPLARYFPYQASDRNELSNEVVIK, from the coding sequence ATGGGATTATTTTCTTTTCTTTCCAATAAATTGCCTATTGATACAGCTATTATTGAACAAGCAATCGTACATTTAGAACGGCAGACATCGGCAGAATTACGTGTTGTTGTTGAACGAAAAGCAAACATTGATAAAGTTGAAAATGCCGCGGTTTTACGTGCAAACCAACTCTTTGATGAATTAAATATGCAAGAAACTGCAGAACGTAATGGTGTGTTGCTTTATCTTTCATTTAAGCCACATTATGTAGCAGTGGTTGGTGATGAAGGCATTCATCAAAAAGTTGGCGAAACCTTTTGGCAAGATGTTTACAAAGCAATGTGTATAGATTGCCAACAAGGGGATTACACTCAAGCCATTTGCCATGCAATACAAACACTAGAAGGCCCGTTAGCCCGCTATTTCCCTTATCAAGCAAGTGATCGAAACGAACTTTCCAATGAGGTGGTGATTAAATGA
- a CDS encoding LemA family protein: MKKILWILVIAVVAIGGYSLTKYNDLMRAEEDINSVWGNVESAYQRRADLIPNLVNTVKGQANFEKETLTSVIEARAKATAVTIDPSNATEEQMAKFQEAQQGVNSALSRLLVSVEKYPELKAHEAFLNLQAQLEGTENRINVERNNFNEKVKEYNKQVREFPTKLAAMIMGFKAKPQFKSEAGSDKAPVVNFN, encoded by the coding sequence ATGAAAAAGATTTTATGGATTTTAGTGATCGCTGTAGTTGCAATCGGTGGTTATTCATTAACGAAATATAACGACTTAATGCGTGCAGAAGAAGACATCAACTCAGTATGGGGAAATGTTGAATCTGCTTATCAACGCCGTGCGGATTTAATTCCAAACCTAGTCAACACCGTTAAAGGTCAAGCTAACTTTGAAAAAGAAACTTTAACCTCTGTTATTGAAGCGCGCGCTAAAGCGACAGCGGTAACCATCGACCCAAGTAATGCTACCGAAGAGCAAATGGCAAAATTCCAAGAAGCGCAACAAGGGGTAAATTCTGCACTTTCCCGCTTATTGGTTTCTGTTGAGAAATACCCTGAGTTAAAAGCACACGAGGCCTTCTTAAACCTTCAAGCTCAATTAGAAGGTACAGAAAACCGTATTAATGTTGAACGCAATAACTTCAACGAAAAAGTAAAAGAGTATAACAAACAAGTGCGTGAATTCCCGACTAAATTAGCTGCGATGATCATGGGCTTTAAAGCAAAACCACAGTTTAAGTCCGAAGCAGGTTCGGATAAAGCACCGGTTGTAAATTTTAACTAA